The Acidobacteriota bacterium DNA segment GGTGGAGCTTCTGGGCGAGGATTTTGAGAGTTTGAGGGGCGTCCTTCTCACCGGGAAGATTGAATACCTGGCCGAGTGGAATTTTTTTGAGCAGTGCATTCCGAAAGTTATGGGTCAATTTGTCAATTGCTTCGACCTCTCCCAAATCCACCCACTGCGGATTCCCGGTGCTGGCAAGGATATACCCCACATAATGGGGTGTTCCATATCTTTTTATTTTTGAGTCATAGGGGGCGTAGGTGACGAACTCAACCAGTACCGCGTCCGCTGGAATAGCTTTCTGAATCAGTTCCAATGTGATGGGCTGAGTTTGCACTTTATATTCAGCACTTCGGATACTGACTCTGGCTTCGGCTTGCTCTGCTTTCTCAGTTAACTCTTTGAGTTGGGCTTGATGAGCCTGGGGACCTTCGCGTCCGGGCCCGCGAAGGGAAACCGTGGCGAGTTGTTGTTTGGCACTGGCCAGATCGTCGAGCAATTTTTGGTCTTCGGGAGCGGCATATCGTCGCAACGTGGTGAGGCTGGCCGTCATCGCGTCAAGCCCACGGCCTTTTCGGCGCAACGCCGCCAGCATCGCTGCTCGGAGTGCCTCCAGGTTAGCTGGCGCATAGTTGACATGGAGCGAAATTGCGAGATCCATAAACCGGAGGGTCTGGTTTAAATACAACAACTTCTGGCGCTCAGAGCCCGTGACCAGGTTGTGGGCAAAATCACGTTCCATTGTCTCGTTGGCCTGGGTTTGATAGGCAATCGCCTGTTCGATATGGTTTTGCCCGAGGGAAACCAGTGCCAGCTCTTTCAGTGTGTGAGAAATTGATGGGTGATCAGGGCTCAGCACTTTTTTCCTGACTACCAGTGCCTGCTGAAACATTTTTTCCGAGGTTTGATAGTCGCCTTTGGAAAAGAAGGTCATTGCATAGTTGGAGAGGTTATTGTTAGTTAACACGTGATCCGGTCCCAGTGTTTTTTCAAAAATGACCGCGGCCTGCTGAAAAGACGAGTCAGCCTGGGGGTAGTCACCCAGGAAATTATAGACCCCACCGAGATTGCCCAGGCAAACGGCCACTGTTGGGTTTTCCGGCCCCAGTACTTTCTTTCTGATTTCAAGCGATTTTTGATAATAAGGAATCGCGCGGGCGTAGTCTCCTTTGTTGACATATAAACTCGCCAGATTGTTGAGACTGATCGCCACCCCCACAGTTTGGGGACCTAGCAGTTTTTCCTTGATCGCCAGCGACCGCTCAAACAACGGTTCAGCCTTGGCAAAGTCGCCTTTGTTTCGATACAACACCGCCAGATTGTTGAGGTTGATGGCCACTTCCGGATGTTCGGACCCAAATGCCTTCTCGTTGATGGCCAGTGCCCGTTGATAGAGTGGTTCTGCCTGGGCGAAATCTCCCTGATTGCTCAGGAACTCGGCCAGATTGTTGAGACTCTGTGACACCAGCGGATGATTGGAGCCAAACGCCTTTTCCCTGATTGCCAGGGCTTTTTCAAATGCCGGCAATGCCCGGATGAAGTCACCTTTGGCTTGATAGAGCCCCGCCAGGTTATTGAGGCTTTCAGCCACATCCGGATGGTGAGGGCCAAGCTTCTTTTCGCGAATGGCCAGCGATTGCCCAAACATCGGTTCCGCTTTGGCAAGGTCGCCTTTGGTTTTATTGAGCCAGCCCAGATTGTTGAGAATTGTGGCGACTTCGGTGTGTTCGGGTCCGAGGACTTTTTCATAAACCAGTCTGGCCCGTAGCAAGAGTGGCTCGACTTTGGCAAGCTGGCCACGTTGGAAATACAGATACGCCAGGTTGTTAACGCAATCGCCCACCAGTTTGCTTTCCGGTCCATCCGTTTTTTCAGCCATCGCCAGTGCTTGTTGAAAGAGTATTTCCGCTTTGGGGAAATCGGCTTTGGTTTTGTAGAGGATTGCCTGTTGGTTAAGTGTGCGGGCAACGGATGCGGATTCCGCTCCCACGGTTTTTTCCTTGATCGCGAGCGCCTGCTGAAATGAAACTTCAGCCTGGTCGTAATCTCCCTTATCTCGATGGAGAATCCCCAGCATATGGAGGCACTCACCCCGGAGCGGATGTTCCAGGCCGAGTGTTTTTTCACATTTTTCCAGTGCCTGGGCCGCCAGTGTCAGGCTGTCATCATACTTTCCCTCGCCAAAGCGTTTTTCAACCTCACCGAGCAGCGTTTCAATGTCATGGAATGCCCGATCCTGGTCGGTGGCGACCCGCAAGACTTTGACCTTGAGTTCATATATGCCGGAAGGCGCGGTTTTATCCAGTGAGAGGATTTCCAGGCGATACTCTCCGGAAGTTGAAAGAATAGCGGAAAGCAATTCTGTTCCTTCCTGGCCAGTTGGTGAATCTCTTTCCTCAACGGTTTTTCCCTCTGGACTGACCAACCGCACGACAACATCAATCCCTTTTTGGTTCACCGCCACATTGAAAAAGTCGCCGGCTTTCAGGGGAATCTGAAAGGCGCGGGTCTCACCGCCTTTGAGTTCACCTGTTTCCATGGTTCCTTCACGGAGTATGGTTGATTGGATGAATATCGCTGTATTTGAAGGGTTTAGCGGCTTTCGATGAGTATTGGTTGATGAGGTTGTCAGGTGAAAGCTACCGAAGAAAACACCGAGTACAAGGCCAATCGAAACGAATCTCAGATGACGAGGCATGATTTCTCCTTTGGATTCGATCTCAGAGGGAAATTCAGGCAGGTTATGCAGGAGATAGTGAGGGTATCGTGCCTTAGCGCTTCCCGTCCAGGTTGATCCAGTGCACCTGGCAATGATGATGGTTTGGGAGGCTGGTTGCGAGGGGAACGTTCAGAGTTCAAGCTTCAGCTTGTTTGAAGTGCGTTGAAGCCATTGTTTGGGAACAACATTGAACCGATAGACCCTGGAAAGGATCAGACCCGAAGTTTACTCAAACACCACGTTGGCATACACATCGGCCAGCGCCAACTGACAGTCAATGGCTTCCAGCGTGAGAACTGCTTCAGGGCTGCCCACGTCAAACCGTTTCCACGCACCGGTTTCCTGTCTGACGAAGCGAGTGATGTGCGGTGCATTTTGGGCGACCAGCAGATATTCCCGCACGCTTTCAAGTGCCTTGTAGGCTTCAAATTTTTCTTTCCGGTCAAAAGCTTCCGTTTGAGGCGAAAGCACTTCGACAATGAGCACCGGGTTGGTCAGAAGGCCAATTCCCTGGATTTTTTCAAATTGAGCTTCATCACAGGCAACACTCGCATCAGGATAGCGATAGGGGGAAGGATTGGTGTCTTGATTGGTATTTCAGCGCTGAAAGCTTCACATTGCCTTTTTTTCAACTGGCTGTGGAGTTCAGCAAAAATATTACCCGCGATTCGTCCGTGCTGTTCACTCCCACCGCTCATGCAGAAAATCTCGCCGGTGTAGTATTCATAGCGGGCATCACCGACGCGTTCCAGTGCAAAGTATTCATTCAACGTGTAGAAGTGTTTGGGTGGAGAGGGAGCTCTTGGCATAGTTTACAGAGCAGGTGAGAAAGTTTTCAAAGCATTGATTTATCAATCAGGCGTAGATCAACCGCCCCTTCGGTTCCGGAATCGGACGCCCAAGTTCTCTGGCAGTTTCAATCCATTCGCGGATGATCACTTCAGCATTGGTTACAGCCTCGGTGTAGGTCGCCCCATCAGCCATACAGCCAGGAAGCTCCGGGACTTCCACCAGGAATGCCTGATCATTCTCACTCCAATAAATGATCATTTCGTAACGGGGTTGATCGGTCATTTTTGCGCACCTCCAAGTAATAACATTCCGAACCTGTTTTACTTGATATGCTTTCGCTTTCACTCCAAGTGGTTGTAAGTTAAGGATTTCTTCGACGCCTTCTTTGGTATAGATGTGATGGCTTCCTCGAATGCGTTCGTCAAACCCTAAAGAGAGAAGCAAATGACATAATCCACTAAACTGAATGTTGTCATCCGAATGCCCTGTTAACACTTGAAGCAAGAGTTTATCAGATTTGCCCATAGCAAGTATTAAAGCAGGTCCTATCCTTGGAGAGTATTTGATGATGGAATCGTCATCTTACCTCAGACAGAACGCCGTTTCGAAGGATTTGGCGCTCTGTTGCAGACCGGGAAAATTCAAAACTTCGGAATTACTGGGAGATGGCCAGTACGGCTGCATAGACATCCTGGACCACCATCGCCATTCGCGGGTAATCGAGTGTGTCGGCGGTATCGCGGGCGGTATGGTAGCGGTTGTTTCGAAAAAATGCCGTATCGCTCACCATCACGGCGCTGTATCCGGCTTCCCAATAATTCAGATGGTCGGAAAAGTCGAGTCCTTCAATGGTTGCCGGAGCGTTGATGGAATACACCGGGAGTTCCGACCCGGTGAGCATGGCCTCCTTGATTTTGCTCACCAGATTACCTTCGCCCAATCTTCCGACGACTGAAATAAAGTTGCCTTGTGACGGGTAAACTCCTTTGAGAATTGCCAGCGGGTAGTGCTGACTGTCGGGGGCGTCACTGAAATATCCGATCATTTCCAAAGAAAACATAACCCGTATTGGGATACCTGCTTTTTTGAGCGAGGCGGCATGGATGGCGCTCCCCATGAGTTTGGTGCGGAAGTACGGTGGTTCTTCCAGTGTGTAGGCCACCAGCTCGACCCGCATCGGCAACTGAGCTTTGCCCAGCAGATAGCCAAGTTCAATCAGTCCAGCCACTCCGCTGGCATTGTCGTCGGCTCCCGGCAAAGCCTCACACGCATCGTAATGCGCCCCGACCACGATTCGCTCTTTGGTATCCGGCCCAAACAGCGCGATCACGTTACGGTAGGTTTTCCCGCCGGCTTCAAATGGCTGATCCGAGACAATTCCTTTGGCCTGAATGAATTCCTGGCGGATATATCCAGCCACCCGGCCAAGATTGGCCGGGTGGCTCTCATCCCGTGGGCCAAGACCTTCCGACACCATCCGGACATGGGCTTCAAGCCTCGCCGGTTGAACTTTGGGCAGAGACTGGTTGACCTGGATGGTGCCAAAAACCGGCTGAGTCACCGTGCTCCAGATGATCAAAAGCAGAATACAAAATCCCAAGCCGAGCCCTGCCAGGAAAATCCGAATTCGTTTCCGGCGTTTCGTTCCATCATTCCATAGCGTTTCGTTTGAGGTGGTCATAGTCCATTTCCTTATTGCCCGCCGGATGAACCTTCCGATTTACCTTTGAAGGTCAGGCCCTGTTTGCGAGTGTTGTAGATGGCATTTTCGCGAAAGTACTGTTGCCCGCGCTCAAAACTCCGGCTGTCGCTGTGGTCACGAATGGTGGCTTCAGTCAATTTTGGAATGGTTTTCATGCCAAGAAATCCCTCGGGCTTGAGAATTACTGCTCCACAGAGTACAACCCAGGTGAACAGTTGATTGGTACCAGTAAAAATGAATCAAGAGGTTATGTCATGCAATATCCAGTTTTTGTGCAAAGTCATTCGAGCCATCAATTTGTTGCTTCAGTTGTTGGATTTCCCAATTGTGTGGCTCAAGGACAAACTCG contains these protein-coding regions:
- a CDS encoding M28 family peptidase, yielding MTTSNETLWNDGTKRRKRIRIFLAGLGLGFCILLLIIWSTVTQPVFGTIQVNQSLPKVQPARLEAHVRMVSEGLGPRDESHPANLGRVAGYIRQEFIQAKGIVSDQPFEAGGKTYRNVIALFGPDTKERIVVGAHYDACEALPGADDNASGVAGLIELGYLLGKAQLPMRVELVAYTLEEPPYFRTKLMGSAIHAASLKKAGIPIRVMFSLEMIGYFSDAPDSQHYPLAILKGVYPSQGNFISVVGRLGEGNLVSKIKEAMLTGSELPVYSINAPATIEGLDFSDHLNYWEAGYSAVMVSDTAFFRNNRYHTARDTADTLDYPRMAMVVQDVYAAVLAISQ
- a CDS encoding Uma2 family endonuclease, yielding MPRAPSPPKHFYTLNEYFALERVGDARYEYYTGEIFCMSGGSEQHGRIAGNIFAELHSQLKKRQCEAFSAEIPIKTPILPPIAILMRVLPVMKLNLKKSRELAF
- a CDS encoding CHAT domain-containing protein; its protein translation is METGELKGGETRAFQIPLKAGDFFNVAVNQKGIDVVVRLVSPEGKTVEERDSPTGQEGTELLSAILSTSGEYRLEILSLDKTAPSGIYELKVKVLRVATDQDRAFHDIETLLGEVEKRFGEGKYDDSLTLAAQALEKCEKTLGLEHPLRGECLHMLGILHRDKGDYDQAEVSFQQALAIKEKTVGAESASVARTLNQQAILYKTKADFPKAEILFQQALAMAEKTDGPESKLVGDCVNNLAYLYFQRGQLAKVEPLLLRARLVYEKVLGPEHTEVATILNNLGWLNKTKGDLAKAEPMFGQSLAIREKKLGPHHPDVAESLNNLAGLYQAKGDFIRALPAFEKALAIREKAFGSNHPLVSQSLNNLAEFLSNQGDFAQAEPLYQRALAINEKAFGSEHPEVAINLNNLAVLYRNKGDFAKAEPLFERSLAIKEKLLGPQTVGVAISLNNLASLYVNKGDYARAIPYYQKSLEIRKKVLGPENPTVAVCLGNLGGVYNFLGDYPQADSSFQQAAVIFEKTLGPDHVLTNNNLSNYAMTFFSKGDYQTSEKMFQQALVVRKKVLSPDHPSISHTLKELALVSLGQNHIEQAIAYQTQANETMERDFAHNLVTGSERQKLLYLNQTLRFMDLAISLHVNYAPANLEALRAAMLAALRRKGRGLDAMTASLTTLRRYAAPEDQKLLDDLASAKQQLATVSLRGPGREGPQAHQAQLKELTEKAEQAEARVSIRSAEYKVQTQPITLELIQKAIPADAVLVEFVTYAPYDSKIKRYGTPHYVGYILASTGNPQWVDLGEVEAIDKLTHNFRNALLKKIPLGQVFNLPGEKDAPQTLKILAQKLHQKVMHPILEKVPGDKRLLLSPDGALNVLPFGALIDRQGKFLIEHYRLTYLTSGRDLLRAQTRFEFRNPPMVLADPDYGQGGQPKIAGISLHPLARLVNTASEGLEIQQLYPQAVLKTKSAATKQTVIDTHRPQILHLATHGVFLSKSRLTANPEPEGRNVNILETPSFDLDLAKNEDPLLRSALFFAGANQGAATSGQTTLTALEAAQLDLWGTQLVVLSACETALGQVIQGDGVYGLRRALMLAGSESQVMSLWQVSDLGAKTLMSGLYQRLKNGEGRSDCLQNTQLQMLRSHRWKHPFYWAAFIQSGEWANLEGKR
- a CDS encoding type II toxin-antitoxin system HicB family antitoxin; amino-acid sequence: MTDQPRYEMIIYWSENDQAFLVEVPELPGCMADGATYTEAVTNAEVIIREWIETARELGRPIPEPKGRLIYA